One region of Glycine max cultivar Williams 82 chromosome 9, Glycine_max_v4.0, whole genome shotgun sequence genomic DNA includes:
- the LOC100306691 gene encoding Nup88 domain-containing protein → MKKLLDFGKKALFYVRVLSGYEERRIRSYRLQLEQRVQQAQARRAAINKVPEQVILSEVRRMVEEMQALNKKLEETEAAVEDYFKPLDKEAELIMKMQLQGEEKTSEMMMKALEKQASLQQVEAEKNASKHQVDNSETNLNESEMMEEEKTLKEMLKALQQEVLLEKADAESSDNVHQADKSHIDLTSASTTTPK, encoded by the exons ATGAAGAAGTTGTTAGATTTTGGGAAGAAAGCCCTCTTTTATGTTAGGGTGCTTTCTGGATATGAAGAGCGAAGAATACGATCTTATAGGCTGCAGCTTGAGCAACGTGTACAACAG GCACAAGCAAGGAGGGCGGCCATAAATAAAGTACCAGAACAGGTTATATTATCCGAGGTTCGTCGAATGGTTGAAGAGATGCAGGCTTTGAATAAGAAGCTGGAAGAAACA GAGGCAGCCGTTGAAGACTATTTCAAACCTCTAGACAAGGAAGCTGAGTTAATAATGAAAATGCAACTACAAGGGGAAGAGAAAACTTCAGAGATGATGATGAAGGCACTGGAGAAACAAGCTTCACTTCAACAAGTTGAAGCagaaaaaaatgcaagtaagcATCAAGTTGACAACTCTGAAACCAACCTGAATGAATCTGAGATGATGGAAGAAGAGAAAACATTGAAGGAGATGTTGAAAGCACTACAACAAGAAGTTTTGCTTGAGAAAGCTGATGCAGAAAGTTCTGATAATGTGCATCAAGCAGACAAGTCTCATATCGACTTGACCTCAGCATCTACAACCACTCCTAAATGA